Proteins encoded together in one Micromonospora kangleipakensis window:
- a CDS encoding MarR family winged helix-turn-helix transcriptional regulator, with amino-acid sequence MAAALDEAAATLLAVWEAARERTTSRLSSAQLRAVMVVEQHDGINLRRLATLTDMLLSSASRLCDRLVAAGMLEREPGRFDRREISLHLTPEAVRLLGELRSDRRQRLDRVLAGMTPEGREALLRGIREFDESARRREATAASETGWPVAQGSPRGESSVEWVDDPAADPPVARTA; translated from the coding sequence ATGGCCGCCGCCCTGGACGAGGCGGCGGCCACCCTGCTGGCCGTCTGGGAGGCGGCCCGGGAGCGAACCACCAGCCGGCTCTCCAGCGCCCAGCTGCGTGCGGTCATGGTCGTCGAACAACACGACGGGATCAACCTCCGCCGGCTCGCCACGCTGACGGACATGCTGCTCTCCTCGGCCAGCCGGCTCTGCGACCGGCTGGTCGCGGCCGGGATGCTGGAGCGGGAGCCGGGCCGCTTCGACCGGCGGGAGATCTCCCTGCACCTGACTCCGGAGGCGGTCCGGCTCCTCGGCGAGCTCCGGTCCGACCGCCGGCAGCGGCTGGACCGGGTCCTGGCCGGGATGACGCCGGAGGGGCGGGAGGCGCTGCTGCGCGGCATCCGCGAGTTCGACGAGAGCGCCCGGCGCCGGGAGGCCACGGCGGCCTCGGAAACCGGCTGGCCGGTGGCGCAGGGGTCGCCGCGCGGGGAGTCGTCGGTGGAGTGGGTGGACGACCCGGCCGCTGACCCGCCGGTGGCCCGCACGGCCTGA
- a CDS encoding DUF742 domain-containing protein, whose translation MRAESPGPQHEWLDGAAGPVVRPYTLTGGRVRPAVDGFDLVAFVLAAPTADPAGHPGLQPEHRRLVELARRPVAVADLAADLDLAVGVVRVLLGDLVARGLVAVHQPPTAAHLPDDNILKAVVSGLRAL comes from the coding sequence ATGCGGGCTGAGTCGCCGGGGCCGCAGCACGAGTGGCTGGACGGCGCCGCCGGTCCGGTCGTCCGCCCGTACACCCTCACCGGCGGCCGGGTCCGGCCGGCGGTCGACGGCTTCGACCTGGTCGCGTTCGTGCTGGCCGCGCCGACGGCCGACCCCGCCGGGCACCCCGGGCTGCAGCCGGAGCACCGACGCCTCGTCGAGCTGGCCCGCCGGCCGGTCGCGGTGGCCGACCTCGCCGCGGACCTGGACCTCGCCGTCGGCGTGGTCCGCGTGCTGCTCGGCGACCTCGTCGCCCGCGGGTTGGTCGCGGTGCACCAGCCGCCGACAGCCGCACACCTGCCCGACGACAACATCCTCAAGGCGGTGGTCAGTGGACTCCGTGCGCTGTGA
- a CDS encoding GTP-binding protein yields the protein MDSVRCDREGSGQRIPLALKILIAGGFGAGKTTLVSALSEVRPLQTEEVLTGAGIDTDDLSGVEQKSTTTVAMDFGRITINEDLQVYLFGTPGQDRFWFLWDELAFGALGAVVLADTRRLADCFPSIDYFEQRGIPFVVGVNCFDGARRFSLESVRDALDLDPDVPLVLCDARDRQSGKLVLISLVEHVARQRGEPVPAA from the coding sequence GTGGACTCCGTGCGCTGTGACCGGGAGGGGTCCGGTCAGCGGATCCCGCTGGCCCTGAAGATCCTCATCGCGGGTGGCTTCGGGGCCGGCAAGACGACGCTGGTGAGCGCGTTGAGCGAGGTCCGGCCGCTGCAGACGGAGGAGGTCCTGACCGGGGCCGGGATCGACACCGACGACCTCTCCGGCGTGGAGCAGAAGTCGACCACCACCGTGGCGATGGACTTCGGCCGGATCACCATCAACGAAGACCTGCAGGTCTACCTCTTCGGCACCCCGGGCCAGGACCGCTTCTGGTTCCTCTGGGACGAGCTGGCCTTCGGGGCGCTCGGCGCGGTGGTGCTCGCGGACACCCGCCGGTTGGCCGACTGCTTCCCCTCGATCGACTACTTCGAGCAGCGCGGCATCCCCTTCGTGGTGGGGGTGAACTGCTTCGACGGGGCCCGCCGGTTCAGTCTGGAGTCGGTGCGCGACGCGCTCGACCTTGACCCGGACGTGCCACTGGTGCTCTGCGACGCCCGGGACCGGCAGTCCGGGAAGCTGGTGCTGATCTCGCTGGTCGAGCACGTCGCCCGGCAGCGCGGCGAGCCGGTGCCGGCGGCCTGA
- a CDS encoding PP2C family protein-serine/threonine phosphatase — MSGPEDLARRTLTEAPADLLLDWLAGELEEVYQITRVELYQVDYRLAVLLPLGGGEPITGPGHPAWRCFDHQEPSLADGTGWFPVGMRGERRGVLQVSPVPDDPAAVRELDAIATALGHELAAVSASTDIYLSARRSRRLTLAAEMQWELLPGRSRIRPSFSLAGQLEPAYAVRGDSFDWSDDGQRLWLSVINGSGEGVAASMLTSLGTHALRNARRAELSLADQAALADQAIYALHRGDQHLSALLLALDLASGLLTVVDAGSPRLVLLRDGEVSEQVLEKQFPLGMFEGTDYREQHFQLRRGDRLFVVSDGVIDATGQQVRYGETALDRFLRRTGPMEPLDAVRSLLGDLRAFVAGDLVDDAVVVCLDWLGPQP; from the coding sequence ATGAGCGGACCGGAGGATCTGGCCCGCCGGACCCTGACCGAGGCGCCGGCCGACCTCCTGCTCGACTGGCTGGCCGGCGAGCTCGAGGAGGTGTACCAGATCACCCGGGTCGAGCTGTACCAGGTCGACTACCGGCTGGCCGTGCTACTGCCGCTGGGCGGCGGCGAGCCGATCACCGGCCCGGGCCACCCGGCCTGGCGGTGCTTCGACCACCAGGAGCCGAGCCTCGCCGACGGGACGGGCTGGTTCCCGGTGGGCATGCGGGGCGAGCGGCGGGGTGTGCTGCAGGTCTCCCCGGTGCCGGACGACCCGGCCGCCGTCCGGGAGCTCGACGCGATCGCCACCGCGCTCGGCCACGAGCTGGCCGCCGTCTCCGCCAGCACGGACATCTACCTGAGCGCCCGGCGCAGCCGGCGGCTCACGCTCGCCGCCGAGATGCAGTGGGAGCTGCTGCCCGGCCGCAGCCGGATCCGCCCGTCGTTCAGCCTTGCCGGGCAGCTGGAGCCGGCGTACGCCGTGCGGGGCGACAGCTTCGACTGGTCCGACGACGGCCAGCGGCTGTGGCTCTCGGTGATAAACGGCTCGGGCGAGGGGGTGGCCGCCTCCATGCTCACCTCGCTGGGCACCCACGCGCTGCGCAACGCCCGCCGGGCCGAGCTGAGCCTGGCCGACCAGGCCGCCCTGGCCGACCAGGCGATCTACGCCCTGCACCGGGGCGACCAGCACCTCTCCGCGCTGCTGCTGGCGCTGGACCTGGCCTCCGGACTGCTCACCGTGGTCGACGCCGGGTCGCCGCGCCTGGTGCTGCTGCGCGACGGCGAGGTCAGCGAGCAGGTCCTGGAGAAGCAGTTCCCGCTGGGCATGTTCGAGGGCACGGACTACCGGGAGCAGCACTTCCAGCTGCGCCGCGGGGACCGGCTCTTCGTGGTCAGCGACGGCGTCATCGACGCGACCGGCCAGCAGGTCCGGTACGGCGAGACGGCGCTGGACCGCTTCCTGCGGCGTACCGGGCCGATGGAGCCGCTGGACGCGGTCCGGTCGTTGCTCGGTGACCTGCGGGCGTTCGTCGCCGGCGACCTGGTCGACGACGCCGTGGTGGTCTGCCTCGACTGGCTCGGGCCGCAGCCCTGA
- a CDS encoding roadblock/LC7 domain-containing protein: MVHTTRQNVDLDWLLDELVGRLPAARQAVVLSADGLLLGASAELSRTDAEHLCALASGFSSLAKGATRHLTGGAVRQTVVEMESAYLFVTAAGQGACLAMVSEADADIGLVAYEMAMLVIRVGESLTAPARTTSGAADAG, encoded by the coding sequence GTGGTGCACACGACGAGGCAGAACGTCGATCTCGACTGGTTGCTCGACGAGCTGGTGGGGCGGCTGCCCGCCGCCCGCCAGGCGGTGGTGCTGTCGGCGGACGGGCTGCTGCTCGGCGCCTCGGCCGAGCTGAGCCGCACCGACGCGGAGCATCTCTGCGCCCTGGCCTCCGGCTTCTCCAGCCTGGCGAAGGGGGCCACCCGGCACCTGACGGGCGGCGCGGTCCGCCAGACCGTGGTGGAGATGGAGTCCGCGTACCTCTTCGTCACGGCCGCGGGGCAGGGCGCCTGCCTGGCGATGGTCAGCGAGGCTGACGCCGACATCGGCCTGGTGGCGTACGAGATGGCGATGCTGGTCATCCGGGTCGGGGAGAGCCTGACCGCCCCGGCCCGCACGACGTCTGGTGCCGCAGATGCGGGCTGA
- a CDS encoding VWA domain-containing protein, translating to MRSSLRGAGAAAAATVLVVATGSWFGYQQLAGPSCSGRIQLSVAAAPEIAPAVTAAADQWVADGAAIGGTCIAVNVASAEPDAVAAAVASKHGATLAGVGQANRTTITPDVWVPDSSTWLLRLKNGGATAFAPTNGASIARSPVVVALPEPVATRLGWPGTKLAWKDLLRLVTTSKPPLRAGIVEPTTDAAGLSGLLALAAAASATSKTPTGTVDPVKAQEAMTGALRALATNRSSVRQDLLARFPRSDDPTAIVNGLAAAALSEEDVIAYNATKPPVQLAALYLDDTMPLDYPFAVLPGIEPAKASAAKVLFEVLTTPGFRNRLAAQSLRAPDGNWGAGFKAPQGAPSPAGGASVPPTGQGAAAGLDPSAIQRATTTWAVATQSGRMLAVIDVSGSMKEPVPTARNASREAVTVAAASRGLDLFDDSWSIGLWTFSTELDGPRDYKQVLAIDRLSSNRRALQQGLAAIKPSNGNTGLYDTMLAAYKEVQSGWEAGRVNSVVLFTDGKNDDKNGISRTELLSQLKKLKDPEQPVRVIIIGIGTEVSKAELESIAREADGVAFVATDPTKIGEIFLQAISARPTAPR from the coding sequence ATGCGTTCAAGCCTTCGTGGGGCAGGTGCCGCCGCGGCGGCGACCGTGCTCGTCGTCGCCACCGGTTCCTGGTTCGGTTACCAGCAGCTGGCGGGGCCGTCGTGCTCCGGGCGGATCCAACTGTCCGTCGCGGCCGCCCCGGAGATCGCCCCCGCCGTCACGGCGGCGGCCGACCAGTGGGTCGCCGACGGGGCCGCGATCGGTGGCACCTGCATCGCGGTGAACGTCGCCTCCGCCGAGCCGGACGCCGTGGCCGCCGCCGTGGCCAGCAAGCACGGCGCCACCCTGGCCGGCGTCGGTCAGGCGAACCGCACCACGATCACCCCGGACGTCTGGGTGCCGGACTCCTCCACCTGGCTGCTGCGGCTCAAGAACGGCGGGGCTACCGCCTTCGCCCCGACCAACGGCGCCTCCATCGCCCGCAGCCCGGTCGTGGTCGCGCTCCCCGAGCCGGTGGCCACCCGGCTGGGCTGGCCAGGGACGAAGCTCGCCTGGAAAGACCTGCTGCGGCTGGTGACCACCAGCAAGCCGCCGCTGCGCGCCGGCATCGTCGAGCCGACCACGGACGCGGCCGGCCTCTCCGGGCTGCTCGCGCTGGCCGCCGCCGCCAGCGCCACCTCCAAAACCCCCACCGGCACCGTCGACCCCGTCAAGGCGCAGGAGGCGATGACCGGGGCGCTGCGGGCCCTGGCCACCAACCGTTCCTCGGTGCGCCAGGACCTGCTGGCGCGCTTTCCGCGCTCGGACGACCCGACGGCCATCGTGAACGGGCTGGCCGCCGCCGCGCTCTCGGAAGAGGACGTCATCGCGTACAACGCGACCAAGCCGCCCGTCCAGCTCGCCGCGCTCTACCTCGACGACACCATGCCGCTGGACTACCCGTTCGCGGTGCTGCCGGGCATCGAGCCGGCAAAGGCGTCGGCCGCGAAGGTGCTCTTCGAGGTGCTCACCACCCCGGGCTTCCGCAATCGGCTGGCCGCGCAGTCGCTGCGCGCGCCGGACGGCAACTGGGGTGCGGGGTTCAAGGCGCCGCAGGGCGCGCCGAGCCCGGCCGGCGGAGCGAGCGTGCCGCCGACCGGTCAGGGCGCCGCGGCTGGGCTGGACCCCAGCGCGATCCAGCGGGCCACCACGACTTGGGCCGTCGCCACCCAGTCCGGTCGCATGCTGGCCGTCATCGACGTCTCCGGTTCGATGAAGGAGCCGGTGCCGACGGCCCGCAACGCCAGCCGCGAGGCGGTCACGGTGGCGGCCGCCAGCCGGGGCCTGGATCTCTTCGACGACTCCTGGTCGATCGGGCTGTGGACCTTCTCCACGGAGCTGGACGGTCCCCGGGACTACAAGCAGGTGCTCGCGATAGACCGCCTGTCCAGCAACCGGCGTGCGCTGCAACAGGGGCTCGCGGCGATCAAGCCGTCGAACGGCAACACGGGCCTGTACGACACCATGCTGGCCGCCTACAAGGAGGTCCAGAGTGGGTGGGAGGCGGGCAGGGTCAACTCGGTGGTGCTCTTCACCGACGGCAAGAACGACGACAAGAACGGCATCTCGCGGACCGAACTGCTCAGCCAGCTGAAGAAGCTCAAGGACCCGGAGCAGCCGGTGCGGGTGATCATCATCGGTATCGGTACCGAGGTCAGCAAGGCGGAGCTCGAGTCGATCGCGAGGGAGGCCGATGGCGTCGCCTTCGTTGCCACGGACCCGACCAAGATCGGTGAGATCTTCCTGCAGGCGATCTCGGCGCGCCCGACCGCGCCGCGTTGA
- a CDS encoding PP2C family protein-serine/threonine phosphatase — MTTTRRGGLAGPVSGGGQASRPRVRRSPDTGLPADSRLARELLDGLAEAIVTTDHAGVVTLVNAMAAELLPELTPGAELARCPVPALAEAVRQGAGTFAAEHRGRRLRGTRRALAGGRRAWYVRDVTEEQARTDALLAERSRTAFLARAGSRLGLSLHRDQTMRATTTLPVPYLADAAVVVHRPPAPAEDHPHWIRYATGDAGPVSGVGSRGLATSVPGLAEALDGDATEPSPWLNAELADLAEVLPDHFGRPGTVLISPMLSAGGPAGALVLIRRAERPGFDQREIELAREFANRAGAALAAAELYGEQAHLARVLQQSLLPPELPRIGGITLAGGYRAAGDSLRIGGDFYDVFATEQGALFALGDVCGKGVGAAVLTGRVRQSLQTLRLVERRPLELMGLLDRALFDAPDAARRAQFTTLLLGTLTREPDGGLLVRVAGGGHPAPLVVRADGAVEPVPVGGMPIGALADARFAEAEVRLAPGDLLLAYSDGVTEARGGPTELQMFGDARLRQALASAAGLPPGVLVDRLLQLVDEWLDGQVHDDIALLAVAPAPA; from the coding sequence GTGACGACGACCCGCCGGGGTGGGCTCGCCGGGCCGGTCAGCGGCGGCGGGCAGGCTTCCCGACCCCGGGTCCGCCGGTCCCCCGACACCGGGCTGCCGGCCGACTCCCGACTCGCCCGCGAGCTGCTGGACGGGCTCGCCGAGGCGATCGTGACCACCGACCACGCCGGCGTGGTGACGCTGGTCAACGCGATGGCGGCCGAACTTCTCCCCGAGCTGACCCCCGGCGCCGAGCTGGCCCGCTGTCCGGTGCCCGCGCTGGCCGAGGCCGTCCGGCAGGGAGCCGGGACCTTCGCCGCGGAACACCGCGGCCGGCGCCTGCGCGGCACCCGGCGCGCCCTGGCCGGCGGCCGCCGCGCCTGGTACGTGCGGGACGTCACCGAGGAGCAGGCGCGGACCGACGCGCTGCTCGCCGAGCGCTCCCGGACCGCCTTCCTGGCCCGGGCCGGCAGCCGGCTCGGCCTGTCACTGCACCGCGACCAGACGATGCGGGCCACCACCACACTGCCGGTCCCCTACCTGGCCGACGCCGCGGTGGTCGTGCACCGCCCGCCGGCGCCGGCCGAGGACCACCCGCACTGGATCCGGTACGCCACGGGCGACGCCGGTCCCGTCAGCGGGGTGGGCAGCCGCGGGCTGGCCACCTCCGTACCCGGGCTCGCCGAGGCGCTCGACGGGGACGCCACCGAGCCCAGCCCCTGGCTGAACGCCGAGCTGGCCGACCTGGCCGAGGTGCTCCCCGACCACTTCGGTCGGCCGGGGACCGTGCTGATCAGCCCGATGCTCAGCGCCGGCGGCCCGGCCGGCGCGCTCGTCCTGATCCGCCGGGCCGAGCGTCCCGGTTTCGACCAGCGGGAGATCGAGCTGGCCCGGGAGTTCGCGAACCGGGCGGGGGCCGCGCTGGCCGCGGCCGAGCTCTACGGCGAGCAGGCCCACCTGGCCCGCGTCCTGCAGCAGAGCCTCCTCCCGCCGGAGCTGCCGCGCATCGGCGGGATCACCCTCGCCGGCGGCTACCGCGCCGCCGGGGACAGCCTGCGCATCGGGGGCGACTTCTACGACGTCTTCGCCACCGAGCAGGGCGCCCTCTTCGCGCTCGGGGACGTCTGCGGCAAGGGGGTCGGCGCGGCCGTGCTGACCGGCCGCGTACGCCAGTCGTTGCAGACCCTCCGCCTGGTCGAACGGCGGCCGCTGGAGCTGATGGGGCTGCTCGACCGGGCGCTCTTCGACGCGCCGGACGCGGCCCGGCGGGCCCAGTTCACCACCCTGCTGCTCGGCACCCTGACCCGCGAACCGGATGGTGGGCTGCTGGTCCGGGTGGCCGGAGGCGGGCATCCGGCCCCGCTGGTCGTCCGCGCCGACGGCGCGGTGGAGCCGGTCCCGGTCGGCGGCATGCCGATCGGCGCGCTGGCCGACGCCCGCTTCGCCGAGGCCGAGGTCCGGCTCGCCCCGGGCGACCTGCTGCTCGCCTACAGCGACGGGGTGACCGAGGCCCGCGGCGGCCCCACCGAGCTGCAGATGTTCGGCGACGCCCGGCTGCGGCAGGCGCTGGCGTCGGCCGCCGGTCTCCCGCCGGGCGTCCTGGTGGACCGGCTGCTCCAACTGGTCGACGAGTGGCTCGACGGGCAGGTCCACGACGACATCGCCCTGCTCGCCGTGGCGCCGGCGCCCGCGTGA
- a CDS encoding lactonase family protein gives MDRVTAQAAIVHIGGYTAESGGRAAGILAARRDPASGELTPLGTAVVTASPSFLVRHPALPVLYAVNELAEGQVSAFRTAPDGDLSPLGVQPTGGAEPCHLAVAPDGRHLFVANYGGGSVAVFPLDSAGVPGERSDLVHHEGHGPDPERQEKAHCHMVSPDLGAGPLLAVDLGTDSVYRYDLDAASGRLVPRAPRLRTPAGTGPRHLARHPDGRRCWLVGELDGTVTAYDLTADGALHQRERVDASGRAGHVQPSEVAVGPDGRFLYVGNRGVGTVAVFSVADGSPRLVAEVDTGGEWPRHFALTGEHLYVADERADMIRIFRVDPDTGVPAAVGEPVPVASPTCVRP, from the coding sequence GTGGATCGGGTGACCGCGCAGGCAGCGATCGTCCACATCGGTGGCTACACGGCGGAGAGCGGGGGACGGGCCGCCGGGATCCTCGCGGCCCGCCGCGACCCGGCGTCGGGGGAGCTGACCCCGCTGGGTACCGCGGTGGTCACCGCGTCGCCGTCGTTCCTGGTCCGGCATCCGGCGCTGCCCGTGCTCTACGCCGTCAACGAGCTGGCGGAGGGGCAGGTCAGCGCGTTCCGGACGGCCCCGGACGGCGACCTGAGTCCGCTCGGTGTCCAGCCGACCGGCGGCGCCGAACCCTGCCACCTGGCGGTCGCCCCGGACGGGCGGCACCTCTTCGTCGCCAACTACGGCGGCGGCAGCGTGGCCGTCTTCCCGCTCGACTCCGCCGGCGTGCCGGGGGAGCGCAGCGACCTGGTCCACCACGAGGGGCACGGGCCGGACCCGGAGCGGCAGGAGAAGGCGCACTGCCACATGGTCTCGCCCGACCTCGGCGCCGGGCCGCTGCTCGCCGTCGACCTGGGCACCGACTCGGTCTACCGGTACGACCTCGACGCCGCCTCCGGCCGGCTGGTGCCCCGCGCCCCGCGGCTGCGTACGCCGGCCGGGACCGGCCCCCGGCACCTGGCCCGGCACCCCGACGGGCGGCGCTGCTGGCTGGTCGGCGAGCTGGACGGGACGGTCACCGCGTACGACCTCACCGCCGACGGCGCGCTGCACCAGCGCGAGCGGGTGGACGCCAGCGGGCGCGCCGGGCACGTGCAGCCCTCCGAGGTCGCCGTCGGACCGGACGGCCGCTTCCTCTACGTCGGCAACCGCGGGGTCGGCACCGTCGCGGTCTTCTCGGTGGCCGACGGGTCGCCGCGGCTGGTGGCCGAGGTCGACACCGGCGGGGAGTGGCCCCGGCACTTCGCGCTGACCGGGGAGCACCTCTACGTCGCCGACGAACGGGCCGACATGATCAGGATCTTCCGGGTGGACCCGGACACCGGGGTGCCGGCGGCGGTGGGGGAGCCCGTGCCGGTGGCGAGCCCGACCTGCGTCCGCCCGTAA
- a CDS encoding sugar transferase, which yields MTSATLLTPARTPSRPRGDRPGPAARADERAYIRLLAVLDTAVLAVAILVGYVARFGDEEPSGSEIPYVVVAPGLLLAWLISLRALRCYDDRVLGYGADEYRRISSASLRLAGGIAIAGYIADVGVSRGFLAISFAVGTVGLEVARFAARKRLHRARCRGAGWSRKVLVVGDTAHVLELVHTLRREPYAGYHVVGACIPDALLAPVPQRLGDVPVVGSFRGIPEAATAIGADTVAVTASGELTATRLRRLGWQLEGTGVDLVVAPALTDVAGPRIHTRPVAGLPLIHVEAPEFRGARKLVKGLVDRSLSFVALTLLLPVLVVIALAIKLDSRGPVLFRQVRVGQGGEEFGVFKFRTMVVNADALLAELAARNETDGLMFKMRDDPRVTRIGRLLRKWSLDELPQLVNVLFGQMSLVGPRPPLPSEVARYDGDVARRLLVKPGMTGLWQVSGRSDLSWEDGIRLDLYYVENWSLAADLTILWKTFGAVVNSRGAY from the coding sequence GTGACCTCGGCGACACTGTTGACCCCCGCCAGGACCCCGTCGCGGCCGAGGGGTGACCGCCCCGGGCCGGCGGCGCGTGCCGACGAGCGGGCCTACATCCGGCTCCTGGCGGTGCTGGACACCGCCGTTCTGGCGGTGGCCATTCTCGTCGGGTACGTCGCCCGCTTCGGCGACGAGGAGCCCAGCGGCTCGGAGATCCCGTACGTCGTGGTCGCCCCCGGCCTGCTGCTGGCCTGGCTGATCTCGCTGCGGGCGCTGCGCTGCTACGACGACCGGGTGCTCGGCTACGGAGCCGACGAGTACCGGCGGATCAGCTCCGCGAGCCTGCGTTTGGCCGGCGGCATCGCCATCGCCGGCTACATCGCCGACGTCGGCGTCTCCCGCGGCTTCCTGGCGATCTCCTTCGCGGTCGGCACGGTCGGGCTCGAGGTGGCCCGCTTCGCCGCCCGCAAGCGGCTGCACCGGGCCCGGTGCCGGGGCGCCGGCTGGTCCCGCAAGGTGCTGGTGGTCGGCGACACCGCGCACGTGCTGGAGCTGGTGCACACCCTGCGCCGGGAGCCGTACGCCGGCTACCACGTGGTCGGGGCGTGCATCCCCGACGCGCTGCTCGCCCCGGTGCCGCAGCGGCTGGGCGACGTGCCGGTGGTCGGCTCGTTCCGCGGCATCCCCGAGGCGGCCACCGCCATCGGGGCGGACACCGTGGCGGTCACCGCCTCCGGCGAGCTGACCGCGACCCGGCTGCGCCGGCTCGGCTGGCAGCTCGAGGGGACCGGGGTGGACCTCGTCGTCGCCCCGGCGCTGACCGACGTCGCCGGTCCCCGCATCCACACCCGGCCGGTCGCCGGCCTGCCGCTGATCCACGTCGAGGCGCCCGAGTTCCGGGGCGCCCGCAAGCTGGTCAAGGGCCTGGTCGACCGGTCCCTGTCGTTCGTGGCGCTGACCCTGCTGCTGCCGGTGCTGGTGGTGATCGCGCTCGCCATCAAGCTGGACAGCCGCGGGCCGGTGCTCTTCCGCCAGGTCCGGGTCGGTCAGGGTGGCGAGGAGTTCGGCGTCTTCAAGTTCCGCACCATGGTGGTCAACGCCGACGCCCTGCTCGCCGAGCTGGCCGCCCGCAACGAGACCGACGGCCTGATGTTCAAGATGCGCGACGACCCCCGGGTCACCCGGATCGGCCGGCTGCTGCGCAAGTGGTCCCTGGACGAGCTGCCCCAGCTGGTGAACGTGCTGTTCGGCCAGATGAGCCTGGTCGGCCCGCGCCCGCCGCTCCCCTCCGAGGTGGCCCGGTACGACGGCGACGTGGCCCGGCGGCTGCTGGTGAAGCCCGGCATGACCGGTCTCTGGCAGGTCAGCGGCCGGTCGGACCTGAGCTGGGAGGACGGCATCCGGCTCGACCTCTACTACGTGGAGAACTGGTCGCTCGCCGCCGACCTGACCATCCTCTGGAAGACCTTCGGCGCGGTGGTCAACAGCCGCGGCGCGTACTGA